From Dendropsophus ebraccatus isolate aDenEbr1 chromosome 2, aDenEbr1.pat, whole genome shotgun sequence, a single genomic window includes:
- the LOC138782898 gene encoding lymphocyte antigen 6E-like, with protein sequence MADEGRHESASSLQCYTCKSQMSNTNCLTATNCSDGSAYCRTLVASAGVGALSAAVITKSCTVTCSPTSSGFGISSYSVSCCSSDLCNRSGGAAITCSYTAIILALGSVLRGSVL encoded by the exons ATGGCAGATGAGGGTcggcacgaatcag CCTCCTCTCTACAATGTTACACCTGTAAGTCACAGATGTCTAACACCAACTGCCTGACAGCGACCAACTGCAGCGATGGCAGCGCCTACTGCCGGACCCTGGTGGCCTCCGCGGGAGTGG GTGCGCTCTCGGCCGCCGTCATCACCAAGTCGTGTACCGTCACGTGCTCCCCGACCAGCTCCGGCTTCGGCATCAGCTCCTACTCcgtctcctgctgcagcagcgACCTGTGTAACCGAAGCGGGGGCGCCGCCATCACCTGCAGCTACACGGCCATCATCCTGGCGCTGGGATCCGTCCTGCGGGGCTCAGTGCTGTAA